A genomic stretch from Chloroflexota bacterium includes:
- the asnS gene encoding asparagine--tRNA ligase has translation MTDQVHIKNIANHVGQTVTLDGWLADKTDKGRLQFLKVRDGTGLIQATVFEKAVTPEVFAAAKAASQESSLSVTGEVRADPRAPGGYELSVSGLNIVQLAKDYPIGPKEHGIEFLMANRHLWVRHARPAAILKIRATVIKAIRDFLDSNGFINVDTPIFTPNAVEGTSTLFAVDYFGEPAYLTQSGQLYNEANAAALGKVYCFGPTFRAEKSKTRRHLTEFWMVEPEWCYAHLDDLLALEEQFIAYIVARVLETRQEELKVLERDTKKLESILPPFPRLHYDDAVTWLNAQEDASVHMIPGDDLGSPQETALSLRYDRPVFVHHYPAAVKAFYMEVDPNEPDKALSADLLASEGYGEIIGGGERTASLELLEQRIKEHNLPREPYQWYLDLRRFGSVPHVGFGLGVERTVTWITDIHHLREAIAYPRMLEKMYP, from the coding sequence ATGACTGACCAGGTACACATCAAGAATATCGCCAACCACGTCGGGCAGACGGTCACACTGGACGGCTGGCTGGCGGACAAGACCGACAAGGGCCGCCTGCAGTTCCTGAAGGTGCGCGACGGCACCGGGCTGATTCAGGCCACCGTGTTCGAGAAAGCCGTCACGCCGGAGGTGTTCGCCGCCGCGAAAGCGGCCAGCCAGGAGTCGTCGCTCAGCGTGACCGGCGAAGTGCGTGCCGACCCGCGCGCACCCGGCGGCTACGAGTTGAGTGTGAGCGGGCTGAACATCGTCCAATTGGCGAAGGACTACCCGATCGGCCCGAAGGAGCACGGCATCGAGTTCCTGATGGCGAACCGTCACCTGTGGGTGCGGCACGCGCGCCCAGCCGCGATCCTGAAGATTCGCGCCACGGTGATCAAGGCGATCCGCGACTTCCTTGACTCCAACGGTTTTATCAACGTCGACACGCCGATCTTCACGCCGAATGCGGTTGAAGGCACCAGCACGCTGTTCGCCGTGGACTACTTCGGCGAGCCGGCGTACCTGACGCAGTCGGGCCAGCTATACAACGAGGCGAACGCCGCCGCGCTCGGCAAGGTCTACTGCTTCGGCCCGACGTTCCGCGCGGAGAAGTCCAAGACGCGCCGGCACCTGACCGAGTTCTGGATGGTCGAGCCGGAGTGGTGCTACGCGCACCTCGACGACCTGCTGGCGCTGGAGGAGCAGTTCATCGCGTACATCGTCGCGCGGGTGCTGGAGACGCGGCAGGAAGAACTGAAGGTGCTCGAACGCGACACGAAGAAGCTGGAGTCGATCCTGCCGCCATTCCCGCGCCTGCATTACGACGATGCGGTGACGTGGCTGAACGCGCAGGAGGACGCCTCCGTGCACATGATCCCTGGCGACGACCTCGGCTCACCGCAGGAGACGGCGCTCTCGCTGCGCTACGACCGGCCGGTGTTCGTGCACCACTACCCGGCGGCAGTCAAAGCGTTCTACATGGAAGTGGATCCCAACGAGCCGGACAAGGCGCTCAGCGCCGACTTGCTCGCCTCCGAGGGTTACGGCGAGATCATCGGCGGCGGCGAGCGCACGGCGAGCCTCGAACTGCTGGAGCAGCGCATCAAGGAGCACAACCTGCCGCGCGAGCCGTACCAGTGGTACCTCGATCTGCGACGCTTCGGCAGCGTGCCGCACGTCGGCTTCGGACTCGGCGTCGAACGCACGGTGACCTGGATCACCGACATTCACCACCTGCGCGAGGCAATCGCATATCCCCGGATGTTGGAGAAGATGTATCCATAG